In a single window of the Bacillus mycoides genome:
- the ytfJ gene encoding GerW family sporulation protein, with translation MDHPIQGLMKAAMENLKEMVDVNTIVGEPVQTADGGVVLTVSKVAFGFGAGGSDFQTNDGQRANGNPAFGGGSAGGVSITPVAFLVVNKDGVNILHLQNATHLAEKIIELAPQTIDKIQSMFQTDEKKEGNHHPQNPDEIL, from the coding sequence GTGGATCATCCAATTCAAGGGTTAATGAAAGCGGCAATGGAAAATTTAAAAGAAATGGTCGATGTAAATACGATTGTTGGAGAGCCTGTTCAAACGGCTGACGGTGGTGTAGTGTTAACGGTTTCTAAAGTAGCGTTCGGTTTTGGAGCAGGAGGTTCTGATTTCCAAACGAATGATGGGCAAAGAGCGAACGGTAACCCTGCATTTGGTGGCGGTAGCGCGGGTGGTGTTTCTATTACACCAGTAGCATTTCTAGTCGTGAATAAAGACGGGGTAAATATTCTTCATTTACAAAATGCGACACATTTAGCAGAAAAAATAATTGAATTAGCTCCACAAACAATTGATAAAATTCAATCGATGTTCCAAACAGATGAAAAGAAAGAGGGAAATCATCACCCTCAAAACCCAGATGAAATCCTTTAA
- a CDS encoding GNAT family N-acetyltransferase, whose amino-acid sequence MMRKLTKKDHKQVFSFLKEEAALNLFIIGDIEAFGYDTDFQELCGVFKEDGTLKSILLRFHDSFIPYSKEEFVTTDYEALLSAYKPLKLSGKSTIVERFETASNIQLGTKNEMYFCECLNDNNLPSTPIHETIKLASLDDIERIMKLRSDIAEFPTTNESEKILRQAIETNTGRTYYIEKDGAIIASASTSAENSLSAMVVGVCTHPNYRGNGYASLILQKMIQDFTKEGRTLCLFYNNPAAGRIYKRLGFKDIGMWTMYR is encoded by the coding sequence ATGATGAGAAAATTAACAAAGAAAGATCATAAACAAGTATTTTCTTTTCTAAAAGAAGAAGCAGCCCTTAACTTATTTATTATTGGAGATATTGAAGCTTTCGGTTATGATACAGATTTCCAAGAACTATGTGGAGTATTTAAAGAGGATGGAACATTAAAATCAATTTTACTCCGCTTCCACGATTCATTTATACCCTATAGTAAAGAAGAATTTGTTACCACTGATTATGAGGCACTTCTTTCCGCATATAAGCCACTTAAACTCTCTGGTAAGTCAACTATCGTAGAACGATTTGAAACTGCTTCAAATATACAACTAGGTACTAAAAATGAAATGTATTTTTGCGAATGTCTAAATGACAACAACTTACCTAGCACACCAATTCATGAAACAATTAAACTTGCCTCACTTGATGATATAGAACGAATTATGAAATTACGAAGTGACATCGCTGAATTTCCGACTACTAATGAATCAGAGAAAATATTAAGGCAGGCTATTGAAACAAATACAGGACGCACATACTATATTGAAAAAGACGGTGCAATCATCGCATCCGCCTCTACTTCCGCTGAAAATTCATTATCCGCTATGGTAGTTGGTGTATGTACACACCCGAATTATCGTGGAAATGGCTACGCTTCACTCATACTACAAAAAATGATTCAAGACTTTACGAAAGAAGGCCGAACACTTTGTTTATTTTATAACAATCCAGCTGCTGGACGAATTTATAAACGTCTAGGGTTTAAAGACATTGGGATGTGGACGATGTATCGATAA
- a CDS encoding DUF3952 domain-containing protein — MITIIITISLLQACSFFEEKIEYEPFVKALDEGDMKKVMSASDDGYAFVEQRGIYSTYEQKEDGEHSKTIYQTSEGIYNTKDKSLYGNTTQEITSEVDNKNYKEEVNYSTNIMYQNGQVQSPDSNLDVSYVNLIVDRLKGIGKLKMKPGDDIKKFDQPSTVGYKLTELEFQSIINDKLKIQFDEYGGGSIALHIDSKNGSKQILEVSIVVNYKKRNDEGKLVKYISQIHTSFDSHQGNNQDARQEYIDFKAQYNKKQ, encoded by the coding sequence ATGATTACTATCATAATAACAATCAGCCTACTACAAGCATGTAGTTTTTTTGAAGAAAAGATAGAGTATGAGCCATTTGTTAAGGCATTGGATGAAGGTGACATGAAAAAGGTTATGTCTGCGAGTGATGATGGGTATGCTTTTGTGGAACAAAGAGGTATATATAGTACATATGAACAAAAGGAAGATGGAGAACACAGTAAAACAATCTATCAAACTTCGGAAGGCATATATAATACGAAAGATAAAAGTTTATATGGAAATACAACACAAGAAATTACCTCGGAAGTAGATAATAAAAATTATAAAGAAGAAGTTAATTATAGTACCAATATTATGTATCAAAATGGACAGGTACAAAGTCCGGATTCAAACCTGGATGTTTCATACGTGAACTTAATTGTAGATCGTTTAAAAGGGATAGGGAAACTAAAGATGAAGCCCGGGGATGATATAAAAAAGTTTGATCAGCCTAGTACTGTTGGATACAAACTAACTGAATTAGAGTTTCAGAGTATCATTAATGATAAGTTGAAAATACAATTTGATGAATATGGTGGTGGATCAATCGCATTGCATATTGATTCTAAAAATGGTTCAAAGCAGATATTGGAAGTAAGTATTGTAGTGAATTATAAGAAGAGAAATGATGAGGGCAAGTTAGTAAAATATATATCACAAATACATACATCTTTTGATAGTCACCAAGGTAATAATCAGGATGCGAGACAGGAATATATTGATTTTAAAGCACAGTATAATAAGAAGCAGTAA
- a CDS encoding DUF3952 domain-containing protein — MKIEYESLIKALDEGDKKTVILN, encoded by the coding sequence ATCAAAATAGAGTATGAGAGTCTAATAAAGGCATTGGATGAAGGTGACAAGAAGACGGTTATACTTAATTGA
- a CDS encoding DUF3952 domain-containing protein produces MSKRLVKKVVIVMIVTFLLSACSFGETKIEYERLVKALDEGDMKTVMSASDDGYAYVKEETSDSTYEEKEDGEHSRIIYQTTHGVYNVKEDDLYGKTTQKIVTDIKNDKNVGSNQNYKKETVYSTNLKNEKSRSIAQDQAMNVSYVKLMFRGLNELSKLKPSEDKKRSSEPSIISYDLTELQFKNIINDKLNLKYDKFNSAILMIEFNTPNNTKENQMRIIQITISVNYEERKEDKLIKRNQEISTYYHTREDNNQSAKKEYVNYEKEYIN; encoded by the coding sequence ATGAGTAAAAGGTTAGTTAAAAAAGTAGTTATTGTAATGATAGTAACGTTTTTACTAAGCGCGTGCAGTTTCGGGGAAACAAAAATAGAGTATGAGAGATTAGTAAAGGCATTGGATGAAGGTGATATGAAGACGGTAATGTCTGCGAGTGATGATGGATATGCATATGTGAAAGAAGAGACTAGCGACAGTACTTATGAAGAAAAAGAAGATGGTGAACATAGCAGGATAATATATCAAACAACCCATGGAGTATATAATGTGAAAGAAGACGACTTATATGGGAAAACAACTCAAAAGATTGTTACTGATATAAAAAATGATAAAAACGTTGGTAGTAATCAAAATTACAAAAAAGAAACGGTCTATAGTACAAATTTAAAAAATGAAAAATCCCGTTCAATAGCCCAGGATCAAGCTATGAATGTTTCATATGTAAAATTAATGTTTAGAGGATTAAATGAACTTAGTAAATTGAAACCGAGTGAAGATAAAAAAAGATCTAGTGAACCGAGCATAATAAGCTATGATTTAACTGAATTACAGTTTAAAAACATCATAAATGACAAGTTAAATTTAAAATATGATAAATTTAATTCTGCAATATTGATGATTGAATTTAATACGCCTAATAATACAAAAGAAAATCAAATGAGAATAATACAAATAACAATATCGGTAAATTATGAAGAAAGAAAAGAAGATAAGCTTATAAAACGCAATCAAGAAATTTCAACATATTATCATACCAGAGAAGATAATAATCAAAGTGCCAAAAAAGAATATGTAAATTATGAAAAAGAGTATATAAATTAA
- a CDS encoding DUF3952 domain-containing protein, which produces MKLKKKSKMMIVLSIVSSLLSGCGFGETKIEYERLVKALDEGDMKTVMSASDDGYAYVKEEVRDSTFWAENDNRISVVYQTTGGVYNIKEKKFYGTTLQEIASSLNSEQKKEEIVYRTSIKYEDNQSKSPDQNLDVSNVRFIFNRLKGIDSLRPKKDKKRFSESSKVTYYLTESQFQEIINNKLKVDYDKFDEAILLMEFSSAKDSKENPMEFTTISITMGYEKKNKKGRLIRHDQKIAIYLNSKEDNDKASKTRYEEYEKQYLNNK; this is translated from the coding sequence ATGAAGTTAAAGAAGAAATCTAAGATGATGATAGTTCTGTCAATAGTATCAAGTTTATTAAGTGGATGTGGTTTTGGGGAGACGAAGATAGAGTATGAGAGATTAGTAAAGGCATTGGATGAAGGTGATATGAAGACGGTTATGTCTGCGAGTGATGATGGGTATGCTTATGTGAAAGAAGAGGTTAGGGATAGCACGTTTTGGGCGGAAAATGATAATCGCATTAGCGTTGTATATCAAACAACAGGAGGAGTATACAATATTAAAGAAAAAAAGTTCTATGGAACAACTTTGCAAGAAATTGCTAGTTCATTAAATAGTGAGCAAAAAAAAGAAGAGATTGTATATAGAACTAGTATTAAATATGAAGATAATCAATCAAAAAGTCCAGATCAAAATTTGGACGTTTCGAATGTTCGATTTATATTTAATAGATTAAAGGGAATAGATAGTTTAAGACCCAAAAAAGATAAAAAAAGATTTAGTGAGTCATCCAAGGTAACATATTACTTAACTGAATCGCAATTTCAAGAAATAATTAATAATAAGTTAAAGGTGGACTACGATAAATTTGATGAAGCAATATTATTAATGGAATTTAGTTCGGCGAAAGATTCAAAAGAAAATCCAATGGAATTCACTACAATAAGCATCACAATGGGATATGAAAAAAAGAATAAAAAAGGCCGATTAATAAGGCATGATCAAAAAATAGCAATCTATTTAAATTCTAAAGAAGATAACGATAAAGCTTCTAAAACCCGATATGAGGAGTATGAAAAACAATATTTGAATAATAAGTAA